A single region of the Zootoca vivipara chromosome 2, rZooViv1.1, whole genome shotgun sequence genome encodes:
- the RAB11FIP4 gene encoding rab11 family-interacting protein 4 isoform X3 has protein sequence MTLAQQEVHHESDMDSAIESAHSSEASDVCRSEEKDGMLGGLFLPGDKSSPLNPSAASDLSTYSTASLISNEEQFEDYGEGDDVDYTPSSPCPDDESRTNAYSDLGSSVSSSAGQTPRKMRHIYNSELLDVYCTQCCKKINLLNDLEARLKNLKANSPNRKITSTAFGRQLFHNSNFSSSNGSTEDLFRDSIDSCDNDITEKVTYLEKKVTELENDSMTNGDLKSKLKQENTHLVHRVHELEEILKDQETSAEQTLEEEIKRHREAYSKYEKEKSTEIELLNTRVQQLEEENFELKTTVLRLKSQSEKLDEERQRMSDRLEDTSLRLKDEMDLYKRMMDKLRQNRLQFNKEREATQELIEDLRKELEHLQLYKLECERPGRGRSSSSSLSEFNAKTREVEMEHEIKRLKQENQKLRDQNDDLNGQILSLSLYEAKNLFATQTKAQSLAAEIDSASRDELMEALKEQEEINYRLRQYMDKIILAILDHNPSILEIKN, from the exons ATGACCCTGGCTCAGCAGGAAGTCCACCATGAGTCTGACATGGACAGTGCCATTGAAAGCGCCCACAGCTCAGAGGCGTCGGATGTGTGTCGGAGTGAGGAGAAGGATGGCATGCTGggtggcctcttcctgcctggaGATAA GTCCAGCCCCCTCAACCCTTCCGCGGCATCTGACCTCTCCACCTATTCCACTGCCTCCTTGATCAGTAACGAAGAACAGTTTGAGGACTACGGAGAAGGCGACGATGTGGACTACACTCCCAGCAGCCCTTGCCCCGACGACGAGAGCCGAACAAATGCCTACTCGGACCTTGGCTCATCTGTTTCTTCCAG TGCCGGCCAGACGCCAAGAAAAATGAGGCATATTTACAATAGCGAGCTGTTGGATGTCTACTGCACACAGTGCTGTAAAAAAATCAACCTGCTGAATGACTTGGAAGCCAGGCTGAAAAACCTAAAAGCAAACAG CCCAAACAGAAAAATAACAAGCACGGCTTTTGGCAG GCAACTTTTCCATAACAGcaacttcagcagcagcaacggaaGCACAGAGGACTTGTTCAGAGACAGCATAGACTCATGCGATAACGATATCACGGAAAAG GTTACTTATTTAGAGAAAAAAGTGACAGAACTGGAAAATGATAGCATGACAAACGGTGACCTGAAGAGCAAATTGAAGCAGGAGAACACACACCTAGTTCACAG AGTTCACGAACTCGAAGAAATCTTGAAAGACCAAGAGACGTCAGCTGAGCAGACTCTGGAAGAAGAGATAAAGAGGCACAGAGAAGCATACAGCAAGTACGAGAAAGAGAAGAGCACGGAAATCGAACTGCTGAACACAAG GGTTCAGCAGCTCGAAGAGGAAAACTTTGAACTCAAAACCACCGTTTTGCGGCTGAAATCGCAAAGCGAGAAACTGGATGAG GAGAGGCAGCGAATGTCAGACCGATTGGAAGACACCAGTCTGCGGCTCAAGGATGAGATGGATTTGTATAAAAGGATGATGGACAAACTGAGACAGAACAGGCTGCAATTTAACAAGGAGAGGGAGGCTACTCAAGAG CTTATTGAGGATTTGCGGAAGGAGCTGGAACATTTGCAGCTGTACAAGCTAGAATGTGAGCGGCCTGGTCGAGGGAGAAGCTCTTCCTCCAGCTTGAGCGAATTCAATGCGAAGACGAGAGAGGTGGAAATGGAACATGAAATTAAAAGGCTAAAGCAG GAGAATCAGAAGCTTCGTGACCAGAACGATGACCTCAATGGGCAAATTCTTAGTCTTAGTCTTTACGAAGCCAAAAACCTTTTTGCGACACAAACAAAAGCCCAGTCGTTGGCCGCTGAAATTGATTCTGCCTCCAGAGATGAG CTCATGGAAGCCCTCAAAGAACAGGAAGAGATCAACTACAGACTGCGCCAATACATGGACAAGATAATCCTCGCCATCTTAGACCACAACCCATCCATCCTGGAAATAAAAAACTGA